In Thermogemmata fonticola, the genomic stretch GGATGCCAACAAGCGCGACAGAAGGAGGAAGACCAACCTTGCCGGTGACTGAAGACGGGGATCGGGATGAGGGACGGCAATCCCGCGTTGGCTCGAAGGGGAGAAGGTGGAGGGGAAAGTTGGCTCCGAGGCGGCACAGGGTTTGCTCCGATCTTCGGCACGGGCAGGGAAAGCCGCGAGGACCTGGGAGATGTCAGCGGCTGACCCCTCCTGGCGTGGGGAACGGGGTAGTTGGCCCGCTGGCGGTGAGGATTCGATCGTGCAACCGCTTTTCGATGCAGTCTGTGGTGAGGTCGTGCGGAGCGATGACGAAGTGGTGGAGCTGTCGCTTTTGCTGCCGCGCTGGCAAATCCTGGCTCTGGAAGAGGCCGCCCACCGCTGGGGTATGACCACGGGCCAATTCATCCGCAAGCTGCTGGCTGAAGTGCTGGCCGCTCCCCCCGCCCTGCCGCCGGATTGGCAGTGAGACCCTCCTGACACGGGGCCGATCCGATCCCCCGGCGCAAGCCGTTCAGAGGGTTTTCAAGTACTCGATCAAGTCCCAGCGTTGGGATTCGGTCAAAGAGTCGCCGTAGGTATGGCCGGCGTTGCTCCGCCCCGGCTGGGTGGTGTCGTAGATTTTGCGGCGCTCGATGGGGGGCAAGTTGGGATCAGGGGGTTGGGTCAGTTCGGTGAATTTCCAGCCGACGCGGAGGGTGTCGTAATCCTCGACCTCGGTGCGGAAGGAGCGGGTAAAGCGGCGGGGGCGCGCGCTGGATTTGAGCACGTGATAGAGCGTCGGGACGCTGCCGTTGTGGAAATACGGTGCGGTGGCCCAGATGCCGTCGAGCGGCGGGGCCTGGTAGCCGTCGGTCCAACGCAGGCGCTTGCCCCGGAAGAACCAGCCATCCGCTTCTTGCCCGAACCAGGAGCGGGAGTAAGCCTCGCCGTAAGCGATGCTGACCGCGGCATGACGCTGGGGATCGGTGCCGATCTCCTCCAGGGGAATGATTTTGTTCGGGTAGGTCCCGTTCGGGCCGTAGGTGCCGTGGCAGCGGGCACAGTGCTGGCGGAAGATGGCTTCTCCCCGGCGGGCCTTGGCCGAGTCGATGGGGAAGGGGTACTTGGGCGGCTCCAGGCTCAGCAGGTACTGCTGAATGTCGCGGAAGGCCGGTTCCGCCCGGTGGAAATCCGCGGGAGCGGTCAAGGGGTGCATCATGAATTGCATGAGGGTGCGCACGCTGCGGCTGTCCATGCCGCCGGTGTAGTAAAGCGTTTGCTTCTTTTTCATCAGCCACCAGGCGGGAACGTCGGCGCAACTGTCGTCGCGCAGGCCGAGGTTTTGCCACTGGCTGCGGAGTGTCAGGTCAGGCTGGCGCCAGCCGAGCAGATAGACGCCGAAGGCATCCGCCTCATTCGTGCCGCGGACATTGCAGAAGGTGAAGGGCAGCTTGACAGGGCGGCCGTCGGCCCGGAACAACTCCTCGAAAAGCGCCTGAATGTCCAGGGTGTGATTCCCCAATCCGATATAGCTTTGGCCGAAGAGGGAGCTGCCGTGGCAGAGCATGCAGTCGATGGCGATAGCGGGACGGAGGAGAATCTGGCCGCGGCGCAGACCCATCGGCAGGCCGTCGTTTGGGTAGGGGGCCGGGTGCAGGCCGTAGCGCTGCCGGAAGGCGGCGGCATAATCGGCGGGTTTTTCCGGCACGCCCCATTGCTGCCAGGCCCGCTCCACGGAGTGCACGCTCCAGAAACCCGGAACGAAAGCCGTGCGCGTCAACGCCTGGTAGCCCCGCTCCACGGCGGCCTGGCTCTCGGCTCGCCGGTCGGCGCTGCGCGAATCCTCCCCCGCCACACCGGGCACGGCCAGCCACCACAGTCCAGCGCCCAGCAGCAACACGCCGCTGCCTCCGATTAGGCTCCCAAGCCGTGGCACTCCTCGCACTCTCATATGGCCCTCCCTCGGAGGCGGGAATGCAGGGGAATCTCCCCGTCTCCCGCGCGAAAATCCTGCTCGGTATCTGCCGATTCCCCCTCTTCGGTCCGTGCTCCTTGATCCCTTTTCCCTTCCCCATGGGGAACCGCCCCATTCATCATAATCCCCGCCGAGGGAGTTCTGGCAATCCTCTTTCGCTGTCCTGGCCGCCGCGGCTGGGAATGAAATCACCAGGGCATCAGCAGAGCGGTGCAAGGGAAAGGACGGAGGCATCTGAAAGGTCGAAAGCCCAAGCGGGAAGAAGCGGAAAGGGAGAAAGCGGGGTTCAAGATGAGGAGCCAAGCAGGAAGGGCCAGACGAAGGAGCAAGCGGAGTGGGGGAGGTAGTGGGAGAGACACTCCGGCGTCACTCCGGCAGGACGAAGGGGCTGAGGCGTCCGAAGCGATCGAGCACGGCCACGGCGGGGGCGGCCTCGCCTTCCAGGGGCAGATGGAGGGGCTGCTGCGGCTCGGAGGGGGGCGGGAGCAGGCGCGTGGTCCAGCCGCGGGCGGTGCGGTGGCGCAGGACCAGGAAACGGGTGTCGCGCGGGGGGTCGATGCGGAGCACGGGAGGCTGCTGCTGGCGGAGAAGCTGGCAGCGGGGGGGAGGAAGCTGAGTCAGTCCCAGGGGCAGGGGCGGAGCGCTCCAGTCGATGGCGGGCACCAGGGCCGCCTCGGCGTAGAGGCGGTGCAGGTGGTCGGCCAGCCGGTCCGGGTTGTCCCGCAGCGCCTTGATGCTGAAGTGGATGGCCCCGCTGGCTCCCCGCTGCTGGCGGATCAACGCGATCTGTTCGGCGATTTCCTGAGCGGGCCAGCCCTTGGGTCCGTTCTCGCTTGGGCGTTCCCGCACGCGGCTGGTGTACAGTCCCGGCCAGAGATGGCGGCGCTGGGTGTTCTGCTCGGCCCACCAGGCTAACAGTTTGGGAAAACTCTGCCGCGGCTGCGCGATCGGCCAGTAGAGCTGCGGGGCGAGATAGTCGCACCAGCCTTCCTGGAACCAGAGGCGGGCGTCGGCATACAGCTCGGCAAACGCATCCAGCCCCGTGATGCCCGGCGGGTGATTGGGCCGCCAGATGCCAAAGGGGCTGATCCCGACTTTGACCCACGGCTTGAGGGCTTTGACTTCCCGGTAGAGGTCCCGGACAAAGGCGTTGATGGCGGCCCGCCGCCAGTCGTCCCGCCCCAGTGTTCCCCCCGCTTGGCGGTACTTTTGCCAGGTATCCTCGTCGGGAAAGAGCAGGAGTTGGCCGTCCGGGCCGCGCTCGCGGTAGGGGTAAAAGTAATCGTCAATGTGGACGCCGTCGATGTCGTAGCGCCGCACCACATCCCGAATGACGGCCAACGTGTGCGCTGCCACCTCCGGATGCGTCGGGTTCATCCACTGATGGGTCCCGTAAGTTTTGATCCACTCCGGCCGGCGGCGGATGAGATGCTTGTCGCTGATGGGAGAGCGGGAGGACGGGTGGCGGGCGCGATAGGGATTGAACCAGGCGTGCAATTCCAGCCCGCGGGCATGAGCGGCCGTGATGGCGAAAGCCAGGGGATCGTAACCGGGGGATTGGCCCATGCGCCCCGTGAGGAATTCGCTCCAGGGTTCGAGAGCGGATTCATACAGGGCATCGGCCATGGGGCGCACCTGGAAGATGACGGCGTTGAGGCGCAGCTCGGCGGCACGGTCCAGCAGAGCGAGCAGCTCTTGCTTCTGTTGCTCGGCGGTCAGGCCGGGCCGGCTCGGCCAGTCGATGTTGGCCACCGTGGCGATCCACACGCCGCGGAACTCCCGCGGCGGCGGAGGCACTTCCGCGGCGTCCGCAGCGGCAGCCATCGGCTCCGACGCCGAGGTTCCCCTTCCTGCGGGGAGGCGAGCTATCTCGGAACCGATCGTGGCAGCAGCGGTTCCCAGACAGGCGCTCAGCCAACCAGCGGCCAGGAGACTTGCGGCCAGTGGGAGGAAGGCCAGGGGTAAGCGGGATGGCAGGCGGCGGCGAGGAGCGGGGGCGGGCATGGGTGCTCCGAAAGCGTGGTGGAGGGAGGGCAGGTTCGAGTCGGTCCGTTTCCGCTGGGACCGGTCGATTCCGCTAGGACAGACCCGTTCCGCGGGGGCCAGCGCTGATATTTGATGTTAGGAAAGGGGTGGGGCGTTGGACACGGAAATGGCCAGGCGGTAGGCGCGACGCAAGGCGCCCAGGGCCGGCTCCGAGACGCGGGTGAGAGGATGGGCCTGGTAGCCGCGTTCTGCCAGGGCATGGAGG encodes the following:
- a CDS encoding c-type cytochrome, encoding MRVRGVPRLGSLIGGSGVLLLGAGLWWLAVPGVAGEDSRSADRRAESQAAVERGYQALTRTAFVPGFWSVHSVERAWQQWGVPEKPADYAAAFRQRYGLHPAPYPNDGLPMGLRRGQILLRPAIAIDCMLCHGSSLFGQSYIGLGNHTLDIQALFEELFRADGRPVKLPFTFCNVRGTNEADAFGVYLLGWRQPDLTLRSQWQNLGLRDDSCADVPAWWLMKKKQTLYYTGGMDSRSVRTLMQFMMHPLTAPADFHRAEPAFRDIQQYLLSLEPPKYPFPIDSAKARRGEAIFRQHCARCHGTYGPNGTYPNKIIPLEEIGTDPQRHAAVSIAYGEAYSRSWFGQEADGWFFRGKRLRWTDGYQAPPLDGIWATAPYFHNGSVPTLYHVLKSSARPRRFTRSFRTEVEDYDTLRVGWKFTELTQPPDPNLPPIERRKIYDTTQPGRSNAGHTYGDSLTESQRWDLIEYLKTL
- a CDS encoding glycoside hydrolase family 10 protein — protein: MPAPAPRRRLPSRLPLAFLPLAASLLAAGWLSACLGTAAATIGSEIARLPAGRGTSASEPMAAAADAAEVPPPPREFRGVWIATVANIDWPSRPGLTAEQQKQELLALLDRAAELRLNAVIFQVRPMADALYESALEPWSEFLTGRMGQSPGYDPLAFAITAAHARGLELHAWFNPYRARHPSSRSPISDKHLIRRRPEWIKTYGTHQWMNPTHPEVAAHTLAVIRDVVRRYDIDGVHIDDYFYPYRERGPDGQLLLFPDEDTWQKYRQAGGTLGRDDWRRAAINAFVRDLYREVKALKPWVKVGISPFGIWRPNHPPGITGLDAFAELYADARLWFQEGWCDYLAPQLYWPIAQPRQSFPKLLAWWAEQNTQRRHLWPGLYTSRVRERPSENGPKGWPAQEIAEQIALIRQQRGASGAIHFSIKALRDNPDRLADHLHRLYAEAALVPAIDWSAPPLPLGLTQLPPPRCQLLRQQQPPVLRIDPPRDTRFLVLRHRTARGWTTRLLPPPSEPQQPLHLPLEGEAAPAVAVLDRFGRLSPFVLPE